The following coding sequences are from one Mesotoga sp. Brook.08.105.5.1 window:
- the pulA gene encoding type I pullulanase — protein sequence MKRVLFFLVIIFGTTIFAFTGESMGKSSADYSAETVIIIHYHRYDNNYDGWNLWVWPDKPKSMDGKSYSFDKIDDFGVTSIVRLPDKHSRLGFIVRLREWEKKDIAVDRFVDIPESGVVEIWVVEGEEEFLFDPEKIDLTPKVKIAFLDSLTEILASLSAPVDTKTAAPKVTLNGSVLKIERFEKADPTDISTTNYVKIVLSEPIAAENVNKQLSLEIEGFLSSEVIIRKALDDPQFYYDKELGSIYSESKTVFRVWSPVSSSATVILFEDLYSEVYTEVPMSKIEAGVWEATVEGDQHLKAYKYRFFSYGKERETVDIYSRAVTRNSERSVVIDHNKAVFDGWTGHKIPPFAKPEDAVIYEIHVGDMTSDSNTDIESKGKYLGLTERGKTGPDGVTAGLDHIIELGVTHVHIMPFNDIHYIDEGVDGQYGWGYDPYLYMVPEGHYSTDPYDPLSRIAESKMMIKAFHDNGIRVILDTVYNHTATTGSSSPFDQTVPYYFYRTDRTGDYLNGTGVGNEIATERPMMRKHILDTVKMWVQDYRIDGFRFDLMGLIDRDTVLAIDRELHAIDESILLYGEPWGGWGATITFGKGDQRGTGVAVFNDNLRDAIRGSVFDPKVKGFALGSRAKERRIMRGIVGSIDYSNDIKDFADDPAETINYVSAHDNQTLWDKNSAAMPDAPKELLISAQKLSNAIVILSQGIPFLHGGVDFARTKYGNENSYNAGVELNKMDYSRKAEFIDLFEYYKALIHLRNNHPAFRMGSAEEISKNLKFLDAPRNIVAFTIDGRAVGDSWDEILVIFNGNLEPSEINLPDESWNLVADKDRVSEDAFERLSGKVILAPVSTYILHK from the coding sequence ATGAAAAGAGTGTTGTTCTTCTTGGTAATTATCTTCGGAACAACGATTTTTGCTTTTACAGGAGAAAGCATGGGGAAAAGTTCAGCTGATTACAGCGCAGAAACTGTAATTATAATCCACTATCATAGGTACGATAACAACTACGACGGTTGGAATCTCTGGGTATGGCCCGATAAACCAAAGAGCATGGATGGAAAGTCATATTCTTTCGACAAAATCGACGATTTCGGAGTCACTTCGATAGTAAGGCTTCCCGACAAACATTCGAGACTCGGATTCATTGTTAGACTTCGCGAGTGGGAAAAAAAGGACATAGCCGTTGATAGATTTGTAGATATTCCTGAATCCGGTGTAGTAGAGATTTGGGTAGTTGAGGGTGAAGAAGAATTCTTGTTCGATCCGGAAAAGATAGATCTTACACCAAAAGTTAAGATCGCTTTCCTGGATTCATTGACTGAGATTCTGGCCTCTCTATCCGCCCCGGTTGACACTAAAACGGCAGCTCCAAAAGTTACCTTGAACGGCTCTGTTCTCAAAATCGAGAGGTTTGAGAAGGCTGATCCGACAGACATATCAACCACAAACTACGTGAAGATTGTGCTTTCCGAACCGATTGCCGCTGAAAACGTGAACAAACAACTCTCTCTAGAGATCGAAGGGTTTCTGTCAAGCGAAGTGATCATTAGAAAGGCGCTGGATGATCCACAGTTTTACTACGACAAAGAACTTGGATCAATCTACTCGGAGAGTAAAACAGTATTCAGAGTTTGGTCTCCCGTATCTTCTTCGGCTACAGTCATACTCTTTGAAGACCTCTATTCCGAAGTCTACACAGAGGTCCCCATGAGCAAAATCGAGGCAGGTGTGTGGGAAGCGACGGTTGAGGGTGATCAGCATTTAAAAGCCTACAAGTACCGGTTTTTCTCTTACGGTAAGGAAAGAGAGACTGTAGACATCTACTCTAGAGCAGTAACTAGAAACAGCGAGAGATCAGTCGTAATCGATCATAACAAGGCAGTGTTCGATGGCTGGACAGGCCATAAAATCCCGCCTTTTGCGAAGCCGGAGGACGCGGTTATTTACGAGATCCATGTTGGCGATATGACATCAGACTCAAATACCGACATAGAGAGTAAAGGAAAGTACCTGGGACTAACCGAAAGAGGAAAGACTGGGCCTGATGGGGTCACCGCCGGACTGGATCATATAATTGAACTTGGCGTAACTCACGTTCATATTATGCCATTCAATGACATTCACTATATCGATGAGGGCGTTGACGGACAATACGGCTGGGGGTATGATCCATATCTATACATGGTTCCGGAAGGACACTATAGCACAGATCCCTATGACCCACTAAGCAGGATTGCTGAGTCGAAAATGATGATCAAAGCCTTCCACGATAATGGAATCAGGGTGATTCTTGATACAGTATATAACCATACTGCAACAACAGGTTCTTCCTCACCATTTGACCAGACTGTTCCCTATTACTTCTACAGAACGGACAGAACAGGCGACTATCTTAATGGAACTGGGGTTGGAAACGAAATAGCTACCGAAAGGCCGATGATGAGGAAGCATATTCTCGATACAGTAAAGATGTGGGTCCAAGATTACCGAATCGACGGTTTTAGGTTTGATCTGATGGGTTTGATAGACCGCGACACTGTTCTTGCAATAGACAGAGAACTACATGCTATTGATGAATCGATTCTCCTATACGGTGAACCTTGGGGAGGCTGGGGAGCAACGATCACCTTTGGCAAGGGAGATCAGAGGGGTACCGGAGTAGCGGTCTTCAATGATAATCTTCGCGATGCGATAAGAGGTAGCGTTTTCGATCCAAAGGTAAAGGGTTTTGCACTTGGAAGCCGCGCAAAAGAACGAAGGATAATGCGTGGAATTGTAGGTAGTATTGATTACAGCAACGATATTAAGGACTTTGCTGATGACCCGGCAGAGACAATAAACTATGTTTCGGCTCATGACAATCAGACACTCTGGGACAAGAACAGTGCAGCGATGCCCGATGCCCCAAAAGAGCTCCTGATTAGTGCTCAGAAGCTTTCAAACGCCATTGTTATTCTTTCGCAGGGGATTCCGTTCCTACATGGAGGAGTTGATTTTGCGCGCACGAAATACGGAAACGAGAACAGTTACAACGCTGGGGTAGAGCTGAACAAGATGGACTATTCCAGAAAAGCGGAATTCATTGACCTGTTCGAGTACTACAAGGCTCTGATACACCTGAGGAACAATCATCCCGCATTCAGGATGGGCTCAGCCGAAGAAATAAGCAAAAATCTCAAATTCCTAGACGCTCCTAGGAACATAGTCGCTTTCACTATAGATGGCAGAGCGGTAGGCGATTCTTGGGATGAAATTCTCGTAATCTTCAACGGTAATCTTGAACCAAGCGAGATAAACTTACCAGATGAAAGCTGGAATCTTGTTGCTGACAAAGACAGAGTCTCAGAAGATGCGTTTGAAAGGCTGTCCGGAAAGGTAATACTTGCACCGGTATCCACTTATATCCTTCACAAGTGA
- a CDS encoding antibiotic resistance protein VanZ, producing the protein MSLTFMFVTSIILVMKKIIPAILSITYVIATVYFYLRPGVQTFVVGSDKFLHFVGFFSGGVLLILISRIGASRLNRLALGFFLVIGPLVLESLQIISPYRQFDTLDILFNYLGWIVPATVFSIVERCMVLLKNRDSH; encoded by the coding sequence ATGTCGTTGACTTTCATGTTTGTCACAAGCATAATCTTAGTTATGAAGAAGATAATACCTGCGATTCTGTCAATCACATACGTGATTGCAACAGTCTACTTTTATTTGAGACCGGGAGTACAAACTTTTGTAGTTGGAAGCGACAAGTTCCTTCATTTCGTAGGATTCTTCTCCGGAGGTGTTCTTCTGATTCTGATTTCAAGAATCGGAGCCAGCCGTCTGAACAGGCTTGCCCTTGGGTTCTTCTTGGTGATTGGACCTTTAGTCCTCGAATCTCTTCAAATCATATCTCCTTACAGACAGTTCGACACTCTGGATATCTTGTTCAACTACCTTGGCTGGATTGTTCCTGCAACCGTTTTTTCGATTGTTGAACGCTGCATGGTTCTACTGAAAAACAGAGATTCTCATTGA
- the rpmB gene encoding 50S ribosomal protein L28 — MSKVCEVCGKAPRTGNMVSHSNKKAKRWWKPNVHKVRAVVDGEVKRINVCVKCLKAGKVTRAI; from the coding sequence ATGTCCAAAGTTTGTGAAGTTTGTGGTAAGGCACCAAGAACCGGAAATATGGTCTCTCACTCAAATAAAAAGGCCAAGCGCTGGTGGAAGCCGAATGTTCACAAAGTCCGTGCCGTAGTTGATGGTGAGGTAAAGAGAATTAATGTTTGTGTGAAGTGCCTTAAAGCTGGGAAAGTCACAAGAGCAATTTAG
- the alr gene encoding alanine racemase: protein MNSRKTYALVNLSAYRQNLLYLAGKAYPARLMAVVKADAYGHGAEQLSKVAEEAGVERLAVAFLEEGIKLRESGISLPILVLNYVDNEEILAAKEYGLTLSLFSSGQLDSISGLNETLPDFEIAVDTGMRRLGMKWEESIKLYESAVANGIKITGAYTHFATADEKDSDFVSEQSEEFRKFLQGIGKSRGRDFVVHISNSAGTIFLDNKDYDYVRVGIATYGLQPSSVIDYNLKPIIEWKTCISFLKKIRAGDSVSYGRTFVAGREMLVATIPVGYADGFNRLLSNRGCVIIAGRRCRVLGRVCMDQFVVDVSHVDSKLSVGDEVVIIGSQKEETITAEEIAELCGTINYEVVCSITSRVPRIYWKGEDYETPRHNRK, encoded by the coding sequence ATGAATAGTAGAAAGACCTACGCCTTAGTAAATCTGTCTGCCTATAGACAGAATCTTCTTTATTTAGCTGGGAAAGCATATCCAGCGAGACTGATGGCAGTTGTGAAAGCAGATGCGTACGGCCATGGCGCTGAACAGCTGTCCAAAGTAGCCGAGGAAGCTGGCGTTGAAAGGCTTGCAGTTGCTTTTCTTGAAGAGGGGATAAAGCTTCGAGAGAGCGGAATATCTCTTCCGATTCTTGTCCTGAACTATGTGGATAATGAAGAGATACTTGCTGCAAAGGAGTACGGTCTTACATTGTCGCTCTTTTCCTCCGGTCAGCTTGATAGCATTTCTGGCCTCAACGAAACCCTTCCTGATTTTGAGATTGCAGTAGATACAGGGATGAGACGGCTTGGGATGAAATGGGAAGAATCGATCAAGTTATATGAGTCGGCGGTCGCTAATGGAATTAAGATAACGGGTGCTTACACACACTTTGCTACCGCCGATGAAAAGGATAGCGATTTCGTTTCCGAGCAGAGTGAGGAGTTCAGAAAGTTCCTCCAGGGCATTGGTAAGAGCAGGGGCAGGGACTTCGTGGTTCACATTTCGAATAGTGCCGGTACCATCTTTCTTGATAACAAAGACTACGATTATGTTAGAGTGGGTATTGCAACATATGGTCTTCAGCCATCGAGCGTTATTGACTACAATCTCAAGCCGATAATCGAGTGGAAAACCTGCATTTCCTTCCTAAAGAAGATTCGAGCCGGTGATTCGGTTAGTTATGGAAGAACCTTTGTTGCCGGACGAGAGATGCTTGTTGCCACTATTCCTGTTGGCTATGCAGACGGCTTTAATAGACTGCTCTCTAACAGAGGTTGTGTTATTATTGCGGGCAGGAGATGTAGAGTCCTGGGTAGGGTTTGCATGGATCAATTTGTGGTTGACGTATCACATGTCGATAGTAAGCTGTCGGTGGGAGACGAAGTAGTTATAATCGGTTCACAGAAAGAAGAGACGATAACTGCGGAGGAAATTGCAGAACTGTGCGGTACCATAAATTACGAAGTGGTTTGCTCTATCACTTCTAGAGTTCCCAGGATCTATTGGAAAGGAGAAGATTATGAAACTCCGCGACATAATAGGAAATGA
- a CDS encoding HD domain-containing protein, with amino-acid sequence MKLRDIIGNEILSQINDDQDKTNKDGLPFVSDLRPGSSVLSIFKVHSKRIQEARDGKKFLLLTLSDKTGAIRAIDWFNAEHNDDTLEQGTVVRISGRVVVYEDRQQLNLDSEGIQVLEIGQYDPERFMAVTTKDIPQMYDELLGLINNMSEEHIKALLRDIFENDKKFIEKFIISPAAAKVHHAYKGGLLEHTMSVAELCVFFATKYSDSIDGDLLIAGALLHDIGKVYEYAVTPAGIDRTNDGELVGHIAMGIEMVGRAIAKIQGFPRYLQTEIKHLLLSHHGEMEWGSPVIPKTTEAIVLHMADDLDSKVAQFREIEEREFNGSTASWSNYDRFLNRRVFMKNRRSGD; translated from the coding sequence ATGAAACTCCGCGACATAATAGGAAATGAGATTCTTAGTCAGATAAATGACGACCAGGATAAAACTAATAAGGACGGTCTTCCGTTTGTTTCAGACCTGCGCCCGGGAAGTTCTGTCCTTTCAATATTTAAGGTTCATTCTAAGAGAATTCAGGAGGCTCGAGATGGGAAGAAATTCCTTCTTCTCACTCTTTCTGACAAGACAGGCGCGATAAGAGCTATCGATTGGTTCAACGCAGAGCACAACGATGACACTCTGGAACAGGGAACCGTTGTAAGAATCTCGGGGCGGGTAGTTGTATATGAAGATAGGCAGCAGCTGAATCTTGATTCGGAAGGTATTCAAGTTCTAGAAATCGGACAGTATGATCCCGAAAGATTCATGGCTGTAACAACCAAAGATATCCCGCAGATGTATGATGAACTTTTGGGTCTTATAAACAATATGAGTGAAGAGCATATCAAGGCCTTGCTGAGAGATATCTTCGAAAACGATAAGAAGTTCATTGAGAAGTTCATTATCTCCCCTGCAGCGGCAAAGGTACACCATGCTTACAAGGGTGGTCTTCTGGAGCATACAATGTCTGTTGCAGAGCTTTGCGTTTTCTTCGCAACGAAGTACAGTGATTCTATAGACGGGGATCTTCTGATAGCAGGTGCATTGCTGCATGATATAGGCAAAGTTTATGAATACGCGGTAACGCCTGCCGGAATCGATCGAACTAACGACGGTGAGCTTGTTGGTCATATCGCTATGGGAATTGAGATGGTAGGCAGAGCAATAGCGAAGATACAGGGCTTCCCGCGCTATCTTCAAACCGAGATCAAACATCTTCTTCTATCTCATCACGGAGAGATGGAGTGGGGTTCCCCTGTTATTCCAAAGACAACTGAAGCGATTGTTCTTCACATGGCCGACGACCTCGATTCCAAAGTTGCCCAGTTTCGTGAGATTGAAGAGAGAGAATTCAACGGGTCAACGGCTTCTTGGAGCAACTATGATCGTTTTCTGAATAGAAGGGTCTTCATGAAGAACAGAAGATCAGGTGACTGA
- the topA gene encoding type I DNA topoisomerase has product MPDKLVIVESPAKAKTIGRYLGKNYEVAASKGHVRDLPESNLGLNPENFEPTYEVLKGKEKVVQELKKKSKGKKVFLASDLDREGEAIAWHISELLGLPRDEKNRIVFNEITESAIKSAILSPRNIDMSKVEAQVARRVLDRIVGYKISPLLWRTMTKGLSAGRVQSVALKLMVELEKKIAVFVPHRFFKIFAKTAEDRFALSQIEGKKFNNKSVTTEEKRDEIIEELSKSVLRVKDVKKRTSKRSAPMPFITSTLQQSANGELGWSASKTMKVAQQLYEGIETDQGQIAFITYMRTDSTRISSQARDKAVEIISNSFGSEYVGPVRSGGKGKKIQDAHEAIRPTYPENDPEMAKKLLSGDNLRLYVLIWNRFIASQMASAEYAVTDVELADESGKYILSLTGERKLFDGFERIISRSSKSEIGHDYKKGELVKPSKLEWEEDTTKPPSRFSEASLVKELEKRGIGRPSTYATIISTLLDRKYVLRQSRELRPTLLGSIVNEFLNEYFPDVVNTNFTANMEEELDGVENGSKKWRDVVHDFYEGFRIDLDQIDKKIKKGELRIEFETDRECSCGGAFKVVFGRYGGYLKCQSCDKNESVDMTSFTCVIDGKVLLKDVAPNQKLEVEIDESCPECGSNLVKRKGRYGEFIACSAYPKCKYTRNVRIDAHCPKCGGVVEKLRSKKGKNYYKCSSCGEMFWNEPTEEKCEICGSNLFLKVKRGGKRVKYCENCKKEFEVGEA; this is encoded by the coding sequence TTGCCTGACAAGCTTGTTATAGTTGAGTCGCCCGCAAAGGCGAAGACGATTGGTAGATACTTGGGAAAAAACTACGAAGTTGCAGCTTCAAAGGGACATGTTAGGGATCTCCCCGAATCTAATCTCGGATTGAATCCTGAGAATTTCGAACCCACATATGAAGTCCTGAAAGGGAAGGAAAAAGTTGTACAGGAACTCAAAAAGAAGTCAAAAGGCAAGAAAGTCTTTCTGGCTTCTGACCTTGACCGTGAAGGAGAGGCTATTGCGTGGCATATTTCAGAGCTTCTTGGCCTTCCCAGAGATGAAAAGAACAGGATAGTCTTCAACGAGATTACTGAATCTGCAATAAAGAGCGCAATTCTTAGTCCAAGAAATATCGACATGTCAAAGGTTGAAGCTCAAGTAGCTAGAAGGGTTCTGGACAGAATTGTGGGCTACAAGATAAGCCCGCTTCTATGGAGAACTATGACTAAGGGTTTGAGCGCCGGCAGAGTTCAGTCGGTGGCTCTGAAGTTAATGGTTGAGCTTGAGAAGAAGATCGCAGTCTTTGTTCCGCACAGATTTTTCAAGATTTTTGCTAAGACTGCCGAGGATCGGTTCGCTCTTTCGCAAATTGAAGGAAAGAAGTTTAACAACAAATCCGTGACTACTGAAGAAAAGAGAGATGAGATCATTGAAGAGCTCTCGAAAAGCGTTCTCCGTGTTAAGGATGTTAAGAAACGAACTTCCAAGAGAAGCGCTCCGATGCCTTTTATTACTTCAACTCTTCAACAAAGCGCGAATGGGGAGCTAGGATGGAGCGCCAGCAAGACCATGAAAGTTGCTCAACAGCTGTATGAAGGAATTGAGACGGATCAGGGCCAGATAGCCTTCATCACATACATGAGAACAGACTCCACAAGGATTTCGAGTCAGGCAAGAGATAAGGCAGTAGAGATAATCAGCAACAGCTTCGGAAGCGAATACGTCGGTCCCGTTAGATCAGGCGGTAAAGGTAAGAAAATTCAGGATGCTCATGAAGCGATCAGACCAACATATCCCGAAAATGATCCGGAGATGGCCAAGAAGCTACTGTCAGGAGATAATCTCCGTCTCTATGTCCTAATATGGAATAGATTCATTGCTTCTCAGATGGCGAGTGCAGAGTATGCGGTGACAGATGTTGAATTGGCTGACGAAAGCGGCAAGTACATTCTGAGTTTGACCGGAGAAAGAAAACTATTCGACGGGTTTGAAAGGATTATCTCAAGATCCTCAAAGAGCGAAATTGGCCACGACTACAAAAAGGGAGAATTAGTCAAGCCTTCCAAACTAGAATGGGAAGAGGATACAACCAAACCGCCTTCCAGATTCAGTGAGGCCTCCCTGGTTAAAGAACTTGAGAAGAGAGGTATAGGGCGTCCGTCAACATATGCAACGATAATTTCCACACTTCTCGACAGGAAATATGTGCTGAGACAATCTAGAGAACTAAGACCGACATTGCTGGGCTCTATTGTTAATGAGTTCTTAAACGAGTATTTTCCGGATGTTGTTAACACGAATTTCACAGCAAACATGGAAGAAGAACTCGATGGTGTTGAAAACGGATCAAAAAAGTGGCGAGATGTTGTTCACGATTTCTATGAAGGTTTTAGAATAGATCTTGATCAGATTGACAAGAAGATCAAGAAGGGAGAGCTAAGAATCGAATTCGAGACCGATAGGGAGTGTTCTTGCGGCGGAGCCTTCAAGGTTGTATTCGGAAGGTACGGCGGATATCTTAAGTGTCAGTCTTGCGACAAAAACGAGTCTGTGGACATGACGTCCTTCACCTGTGTTATCGATGGAAAAGTTCTTCTGAAAGATGTTGCCCCGAATCAGAAATTAGAAGTTGAGATAGATGAAAGCTGTCCCGAATGCGGATCCAATTTGGTTAAGAGAAAAGGAAGATACGGAGAATTCATTGCCTGTTCTGCCTATCCGAAATGCAAGTACACAAGGAACGTCAGGATTGATGCACATTGCCCGAAATGCGGCGGGGTTGTTGAAAAGCTTAGAAGCAAGAAGGGGAAAAACTACTACAAGTGTTCCAGTTGTGGGGAAATGTTCTGGAACGAACCTACAGAAGAGAAGTGCGAGATCTGTGGCTCCAATCTCTTCCTCAAGGTGAAGCGAGGCGGAAAGAGAGTCAAGTACTGTGAAAACTGCAAGAAGGAATTCGAGGTGGGAGAAGCTTGA
- a CDS encoding D-alanine--D-alanine ligase, which yields MQRRVAVVYGGLSNERNVSIKSGMNVVTSLEKLGVEVVPFDLRRETIPALLTLKVDLMFLALHGKFGEDGTLQGMLELAEMPYTGSDSRTSSICFDKEITYRLVRDIVDLPVWRRIGGEVDLEGWETFPCVVKPVREGSSIGVFICDDLAVLKERTRELLGTYDFLLLEEYVEGREITISIIDSEDDHMVLPILEIRPKRRFYDYEAKYTAGLTDFVVPAPMNNDVYETIIEKSAAIYDLLGCKDLARIDGILRDEIFFFLEVNTIPGMTDLSDLPMSARAAGMSFEDIVRGVIESAEKRNRR from the coding sequence ATGCAGCGAAGGGTTGCCGTTGTTTACGGCGGGCTTTCTAATGAGAGAAACGTTTCGATTAAGAGCGGAATGAACGTAGTAACTTCTCTTGAGAAGCTCGGTGTGGAAGTAGTGCCCTTTGATCTCAGAAGGGAGACGATTCCTGCTCTTCTTACTTTAAAGGTAGACCTCATGTTTTTGGCTCTACATGGTAAGTTCGGTGAAGATGGGACGCTTCAGGGTATGCTAGAGCTGGCAGAAATGCCCTACACCGGCTCTGATTCCAGGACCAGTTCAATTTGCTTCGACAAGGAGATTACATACAGGCTTGTCAGGGATATCGTCGATCTGCCCGTATGGAGAAGAATTGGCGGCGAGGTCGATCTTGAGGGGTGGGAGACATTTCCCTGTGTGGTGAAGCCGGTAAGAGAAGGATCGAGCATCGGCGTATTCATCTGTGACGACCTTGCGGTATTGAAGGAAAGAACAAGGGAACTTCTTGGCACTTACGATTTTCTTCTCCTTGAAGAATACGTAGAAGGAAGAGAAATCACCATATCTATCATTGATTCGGAAGATGACCATATGGTTCTTCCGATTCTAGAGATAAGACCGAAGAGACGTTTTTATGATTATGAAGCTAAATACACGGCAGGGTTGACGGATTTTGTGGTCCCGGCTCCAATGAATAATGACGTGTATGAAACGATTATCGAAAAGTCTGCTGCAATCTACGATCTTCTCGGATGCAAGGATCTTGCCAGAATTGATGGAATACTGAGGGATGAGATTTTCTTCTTTCTCGAGGTAAATACTATACCTGGAATGACTGACCTGAGCGATCTTCCTATGTCTGCCAGGGCTGCGGGTATGTCTTTCGAGGACATTGTTCGGGGAGTGATTGAGTCTGCTGAGAAGAGGAACAGGAGGTAA
- the hslV gene encoding ATP-dependent protease subunit HslV, protein MKTMHGTTILVLRRNGNTVMVGDGQITIGDTVMKGTARKVRKLGDGAVLAGFAGSVADAMTLFEKFEEKLKEVNSNLKRAAVNLAKEWRTNKILKNLQALLLVADKESILLVSGNGEVIEPDEEVLAIGSGGSYALAAARALMRNSDLDAEEIARRSMTIASEICIYTNTNFTLETLGGDK, encoded by the coding sequence ATGAAGACGATGCACGGTACAACGATACTGGTTCTGAGAAGAAACGGAAATACTGTTATGGTAGGAGATGGTCAGATCACGATCGGAGATACAGTGATGAAAGGCACAGCCAGAAAAGTAAGGAAGCTTGGCGATGGAGCGGTATTAGCGGGTTTCGCGGGTTCTGTAGCCGACGCAATGACTCTCTTCGAGAAATTCGAGGAAAAGCTCAAGGAAGTCAACTCAAATCTTAAGAGAGCAGCCGTGAATCTTGCTAAGGAGTGGAGAACAAACAAGATTCTTAAGAACCTTCAGGCTCTTCTACTCGTTGCTGACAAAGAGAGCATTCTTCTCGTATCTGGAAATGGCGAAGTGATAGAGCCCGACGAAGAAGTGCTGGCAATTGGTTCTGGCGGTTCTTACGCACTTGCTGCTGCAAGAGCTCTGATGAGGAATAGCGATCTCGATGCAGAAGAGATAGCAAGGAGGTCAATGACTATAGCCAGTGAGATATGCATCTACACCAACACGAATTTCACTCTGGAAACACTTGGAGGAGATAAGTAA
- the hslU gene encoding ATP-dependent protease ATPase subunit HslU has protein sequence MKREELDELTPKRIVEELDKYIVGQDKAKRAVAVAMRNRIRRQKLPEEMRKDVIPKNILMMGPTGVGKTEIARRLAELTGSPFTKVEATRFTEVGYVGKNVESIIRELVEVGVNMVKQEKISEVEGKAIFQVEERILEALVPGPQTKGSGPRNILELFQGQQQSKPSQEELERIKDRREDYRERLRSGDLEDLDIEVEIEDHSQPMIMIPGMEDMGIDMSGVLGGMVPKKTKKRRMRIVDARRALLPVEAEKLLDMDKVIAEAIERVQNRGIVFIDEIDKITFRSGSHGPDVSREGVQRDLLPIIEGTTVTTKHGQIRTDYILFIAAGAFHAAKPSDLIPEFQGRFPIRVELDALTQGDFLRILVEPKNAITKQYVALLETEGVEVKFTEDGLNEIARVSHNLNESIENIGARRLYTVVEKVLEEVSFKAPDVSDEVLIDLKYVDERIGEIAADEDLSAFIL, from the coding sequence ATGAAGAGAGAAGAATTGGATGAGTTGACTCCAAAGAGAATAGTCGAAGAACTCGATAAGTATATAGTAGGTCAAGACAAGGCTAAGAGAGCTGTCGCAGTAGCCATGAGAAATAGGATCCGTAGACAGAAACTTCCTGAAGAGATGCGAAAAGACGTAATACCAAAGAACATACTTATGATGGGCCCTACGGGGGTTGGCAAGACTGAAATAGCAAGAAGACTGGCGGAGTTGACTGGTTCTCCGTTTACTAAGGTCGAAGCAACTAGGTTCACGGAAGTTGGTTATGTTGGAAAGAATGTTGAGTCGATAATAAGGGAGCTCGTTGAAGTCGGGGTCAATATGGTCAAGCAGGAGAAGATCAGCGAGGTTGAGGGGAAGGCGATCTTCCAGGTTGAGGAGAGAATCCTTGAAGCCCTGGTTCCCGGTCCTCAGACGAAAGGAAGTGGACCGAGGAACATTCTTGAGTTATTTCAGGGACAACAGCAGTCTAAACCCAGTCAGGAGGAACTTGAAAGAATAAAGGACCGCAGGGAAGACTATAGAGAGAGATTGAGAAGCGGAGATCTTGAAGATCTCGATATTGAGGTTGAGATAGAGGATCACAGTCAACCGATGATAATGATTCCCGGTATGGAAGACATGGGAATCGATATGTCGGGTGTTCTGGGAGGTATGGTGCCGAAGAAGACGAAAAAGAGGAGAATGAGAATTGTCGATGCTCGAAGGGCACTCTTACCGGTTGAAGCTGAAAAACTTCTTGATATGGATAAGGTCATAGCAGAAGCGATTGAAAGAGTTCAAAATAGAGGAATTGTATTCATTGATGAGATAGACAAGATAACTTTCCGAAGCGGTTCCCATGGACCAGATGTCTCTCGCGAGGGTGTTCAGAGGGATTTACTGCCGATCATTGAGGGAACAACTGTCACAACCAAACATGGCCAGATAAGAACCGATTACATACTTTTCATTGCGGCAGGAGCTTTTCATGCGGCAAAACCCTCTGATTTGATACCTGAATTTCAGGGAAGGTTTCCTATAAGAGTTGAGCTTGACGCGTTGACCCAGGGGGATTTCTTAAGAATCCTGGTTGAGCCTAAGAATGCAATAACGAAACAATACGTTGCTTTGCTGGAAACTGAAGGTGTAGAAGTAAAGTTCACCGAAGATGGCCTCAATGAGATAGCCAGGGTATCCCACAATCTTAATGAAAGTATAGAGAACATAGGAGCTAGAAGATTATACACGGTTGTTGAGAAGGTTCTAGAAGAGGTATCGTTTAAGGCTCCGGACGTTAGTGATGAAGTTCTTATTGATTTGAAGTATGTTGATGAAAGAATCGGCGAAATCGCGGCCGACGAGGATCTCAGTGCTTTCATTTTGTGA